A part of Ictalurus furcatus strain D&B chromosome 8, Billie_1.0, whole genome shotgun sequence genomic DNA contains:
- the g3bp1 gene encoding ras GTPase-activating protein-binding protein 1 isoform X1, with translation MVMEKPSAQLVGREFVRQYYTLLNQAPDYLHRFYGKNSSYVHGGLDNGKPAEAVYGQSEIHKKVMALSFRDCHTKIRHVDAHATLNEGVVVQVMGELSNNMQPMRKFMQTFVLAPEGTVANKFYVHNDIFRYQDEVFGDSDSEPPEESEEEVEELEERVNSPEVQQEEAAAFYEQSPCVEPEVPQEELSVTPEPQPEPEPEMEPEAAAVELKEDSPSQAEPLSVEKSLRTPPSPTPAESAATIPDENRPFSWALVTSKNLPQGGVVPASGIPPHVVKAPANQQPRVEVKPEPQTTVQRPQRDQRPREQRPGPLPAQRAPRPGVREGESGEPEVRRVVRYPDSQQLFVGNVPHDVDRAELKEFFEQYGTVLELRINSGGKLPNFGFVVFDDSEPVQKILSNRPIKLRGDVRLNVEEKKTRSAREGERHIRPRGPGGPRDRIGGPRGPPPRGGMAQKPSFGAGRGAGTSEGRYSGPRQ, from the exons ATGGTGATGGAGAAGCCAAGTGCCCAGCTTGTCGGGCGAGAGTTTGTCCGACAGTATTACACCCTTCTGAACCAGGCTCCTGACTACCTGCACAG gTTCTATGGCAAGAATTCTTCCTATGTGCATGGTGGTTTGGACAATGGCAAACCTGCAGAGGCAGTCTATGGCCAATCG GAAATTCATAAAAAGGTGATGGCTCTGAGCTTCCGTGACTGCCACACTAAAATCAGGCATGTGGATGCTCATGCCACTCTGAATGAGGGGGTTGTGGTGCAGGTGATGGGAGAGCTGTCCAACAACATGCAGCCCATGAGGAAGTTCATGCAGACCTTTGTGTTGGCACCAGAG GGCACTGTTGCAAACAAGTTCTACGTACACAATGACATCTTCCGCTATCAGGATGAGGTCTTTGGGGACTCAGACTCTGAACCTCCTGAGG AGTCCGAGGAGGAAGTTGAGGAGCTGGAGGAGAGGGTGAACTCGCCTGAGGTGCAGCAGGAAGAGGCGGCTGCGTTCTATGAACAGAGTCCTTG TGTGGAGCCAGAGGTTCCTCAGGAGGAGCTGTCTGTAACCCCTGAGCCCCAGCCTGAACCCGAGCCAGAGATGGAGCCTGAGGCAGCTGCTGTGGAGCTGAAAGAGGATTCACCAAGCCAGGCTGAGCCCCTTAGTGTGGAGAAAAGCCTAAGAACTCCTCCTTCACCTACTCCCGCTGAGTCTGCAGCCACCATACCAGATGAAAACCGG ccTTTTTCATGGGCTTTAGTCACCAGTAAGAATCTCCCCCAGGGAGGAGTGGTGCCAGCTTCAGGAATCCCCCCTCATGTAGTCAAAGCTCCAGCAAATCAG CAGCCCAGAGTCGAAGTTAAACCGGAACCCCAGACCACAGTACAGAGACCTCAGAGAGACCAGAGACCACGTGAACAAAGACCAGGGCCCCTTCCAGCACAGAGAGCTCCAAGACCAGGAG TACGGGAAGGAGAGAGTGGAGAGCCTGAGGTAAGGCGGGTCGTTCGGTATCCTGACAGCCAGCAGCTCTTCGTAGGAAACGTGCCACATGATGTTGACAGGGCTGAGCTGAAAGAATTCTTTGAAC AGTATGGAACAGTACTGGAGTTGAGGATCAACAGTGGTGGTAAGCTGCCCAACTTTGGATTTGTGGTTTTTGATGATTCTGAGCCCGTACAGAAGATCCTGAGCAATCGG CCCATTAAGCTGCGGGGAGATGTTCGTCTGaatgtggaggaaaagaaaactCGTTCAGCGCGTGAAGGAGAAAGGCACATCCGTCCCAGGGGCCCTGGAGGACCACGGGACAGG
- the g3bp1 gene encoding ras GTPase-activating protein-binding protein 1 isoform X4, translated as MVMEKPSAQLVGREFVRQYYTLLNQAPDYLHRFYGKNSSYVHGGLDNGKPAEAVYGQSEIHKKVMALSFRDCHTKIRHVDAHATLNEGVVVQVMGELSNNMQPMRKFMQTFVLAPEGTVANKFYVHNDIFRYQDEVFGDSDSEPPEESEEEVEELEERVNSPEVQQEEAAAFYEQSPCVEPEVPQEELSVTPEPQPEPEPEMEPEAAAVELKEDSPSQAEPLSVEKSLRTPPSPTPAESAATIPDENRPRVEVKPEPQTTVQRPQRDQRPREQRPGPLPAQRAPRPGVREGESGEPEVRRVVRYPDSQQLFVGNVPHDVDRAELKEFFEQYGTVLELRINSGGKLPNFGFVVFDDSEPVQKILSNRPIKLRGDVRLNVEEKKTRSAREGERHIRPRGPGGPRDRIGGPRGPPPRGGMAQKPSFGAGRGAGTSEGRYSGPRQ; from the exons ATGGTGATGGAGAAGCCAAGTGCCCAGCTTGTCGGGCGAGAGTTTGTCCGACAGTATTACACCCTTCTGAACCAGGCTCCTGACTACCTGCACAG gTTCTATGGCAAGAATTCTTCCTATGTGCATGGTGGTTTGGACAATGGCAAACCTGCAGAGGCAGTCTATGGCCAATCG GAAATTCATAAAAAGGTGATGGCTCTGAGCTTCCGTGACTGCCACACTAAAATCAGGCATGTGGATGCTCATGCCACTCTGAATGAGGGGGTTGTGGTGCAGGTGATGGGAGAGCTGTCCAACAACATGCAGCCCATGAGGAAGTTCATGCAGACCTTTGTGTTGGCACCAGAG GGCACTGTTGCAAACAAGTTCTACGTACACAATGACATCTTCCGCTATCAGGATGAGGTCTTTGGGGACTCAGACTCTGAACCTCCTGAGG AGTCCGAGGAGGAAGTTGAGGAGCTGGAGGAGAGGGTGAACTCGCCTGAGGTGCAGCAGGAAGAGGCGGCTGCGTTCTATGAACAGAGTCCTTG TGTGGAGCCAGAGGTTCCTCAGGAGGAGCTGTCTGTAACCCCTGAGCCCCAGCCTGAACCCGAGCCAGAGATGGAGCCTGAGGCAGCTGCTGTGGAGCTGAAAGAGGATTCACCAAGCCAGGCTGAGCCCCTTAGTGTGGAGAAAAGCCTAAGAACTCCTCCTTCACCTACTCCCGCTGAGTCTGCAGCCACCATACCAGATGAAAACCGG CCCAGAGTCGAAGTTAAACCGGAACCCCAGACCACAGTACAGAGACCTCAGAGAGACCAGAGACCACGTGAACAAAGACCAGGGCCCCTTCCAGCACAGAGAGCTCCAAGACCAGGAG TACGGGAAGGAGAGAGTGGAGAGCCTGAGGTAAGGCGGGTCGTTCGGTATCCTGACAGCCAGCAGCTCTTCGTAGGAAACGTGCCACATGATGTTGACAGGGCTGAGCTGAAAGAATTCTTTGAAC AGTATGGAACAGTACTGGAGTTGAGGATCAACAGTGGTGGTAAGCTGCCCAACTTTGGATTTGTGGTTTTTGATGATTCTGAGCCCGTACAGAAGATCCTGAGCAATCGG CCCATTAAGCTGCGGGGAGATGTTCGTCTGaatgtggaggaaaagaaaactCGTTCAGCGCGTGAAGGAGAAAGGCACATCCGTCCCAGGGGCCCTGGAGGACCACGGGACAGG
- the g3bp1 gene encoding ras GTPase-activating protein-binding protein 1 isoform X3, whose protein sequence is MVMEKPSAQLVGREFVRQYYTLLNQAPDYLHRFYGKNSSYVHGGLDNGKPAEAVYGQSEIHKKVMALSFRDCHTKIRHVDAHATLNEGVVVQVMGELSNNMQPMRKFMQTFVLAPEGTVANKFYVHNDIFRYQDEVFGDSDSEPPEESEEEVEELEERVNSPEVQQEEAAAFYEQSPCVEPEVPQEELSVTPEPQPEPEPEMEPEAAAVELKEDSPSQAEPLSVEKSLRTPPSPTPAESAATIPDENRQPRVEVKPEPQTTVQRPQRDQRPREQRPGPLPAQRAPRPGVREGESGEPEVRRVVRYPDSQQLFVGNVPHDVDRAELKEFFEQYGTVLELRINSGGKLPNFGFVVFDDSEPVQKILSNRPIKLRGDVRLNVEEKKTRSAREGERHIRPRGPGGPRDRIGGPRGPPPRGGMAQKPSFGAGRGAGTSEGRYSGPRQ, encoded by the exons ATGGTGATGGAGAAGCCAAGTGCCCAGCTTGTCGGGCGAGAGTTTGTCCGACAGTATTACACCCTTCTGAACCAGGCTCCTGACTACCTGCACAG gTTCTATGGCAAGAATTCTTCCTATGTGCATGGTGGTTTGGACAATGGCAAACCTGCAGAGGCAGTCTATGGCCAATCG GAAATTCATAAAAAGGTGATGGCTCTGAGCTTCCGTGACTGCCACACTAAAATCAGGCATGTGGATGCTCATGCCACTCTGAATGAGGGGGTTGTGGTGCAGGTGATGGGAGAGCTGTCCAACAACATGCAGCCCATGAGGAAGTTCATGCAGACCTTTGTGTTGGCACCAGAG GGCACTGTTGCAAACAAGTTCTACGTACACAATGACATCTTCCGCTATCAGGATGAGGTCTTTGGGGACTCAGACTCTGAACCTCCTGAGG AGTCCGAGGAGGAAGTTGAGGAGCTGGAGGAGAGGGTGAACTCGCCTGAGGTGCAGCAGGAAGAGGCGGCTGCGTTCTATGAACAGAGTCCTTG TGTGGAGCCAGAGGTTCCTCAGGAGGAGCTGTCTGTAACCCCTGAGCCCCAGCCTGAACCCGAGCCAGAGATGGAGCCTGAGGCAGCTGCTGTGGAGCTGAAAGAGGATTCACCAAGCCAGGCTGAGCCCCTTAGTGTGGAGAAAAGCCTAAGAACTCCTCCTTCACCTACTCCCGCTGAGTCTGCAGCCACCATACCAGATGAAAACCGG CAGCCCAGAGTCGAAGTTAAACCGGAACCCCAGACCACAGTACAGAGACCTCAGAGAGACCAGAGACCACGTGAACAAAGACCAGGGCCCCTTCCAGCACAGAGAGCTCCAAGACCAGGAG TACGGGAAGGAGAGAGTGGAGAGCCTGAGGTAAGGCGGGTCGTTCGGTATCCTGACAGCCAGCAGCTCTTCGTAGGAAACGTGCCACATGATGTTGACAGGGCTGAGCTGAAAGAATTCTTTGAAC AGTATGGAACAGTACTGGAGTTGAGGATCAACAGTGGTGGTAAGCTGCCCAACTTTGGATTTGTGGTTTTTGATGATTCTGAGCCCGTACAGAAGATCCTGAGCAATCGG CCCATTAAGCTGCGGGGAGATGTTCGTCTGaatgtggaggaaaagaaaactCGTTCAGCGCGTGAAGGAGAAAGGCACATCCGTCCCAGGGGCCCTGGAGGACCACGGGACAGG
- the g3bp1 gene encoding ras GTPase-activating protein-binding protein 1 isoform X2 — protein sequence MVMEKPSAQLVGREFVRQYYTLLNQAPDYLHRFYGKNSSYVHGGLDNGKPAEAVYGQSEIHKKVMALSFRDCHTKIRHVDAHATLNEGVVVQVMGELSNNMQPMRKFMQTFVLAPEGTVANKFYVHNDIFRYQDEVFGDSDSEPPEESEEEVEELEERVNSPEVQQEEAAAFYEQSPCVEPEVPQEELSVTPEPQPEPEPEMEPEAAAVELKEDSPSQAEPLSVEKSLRTPPSPTPAESAATIPDENRPFSWALVTSKNLPQGGVVPASGIPPHVVKAPANQPRVEVKPEPQTTVQRPQRDQRPREQRPGPLPAQRAPRPGVREGESGEPEVRRVVRYPDSQQLFVGNVPHDVDRAELKEFFEQYGTVLELRINSGGKLPNFGFVVFDDSEPVQKILSNRPIKLRGDVRLNVEEKKTRSAREGERHIRPRGPGGPRDRIGGPRGPPPRGGMAQKPSFGAGRGAGTSEGRYSGPRQ from the exons ATGGTGATGGAGAAGCCAAGTGCCCAGCTTGTCGGGCGAGAGTTTGTCCGACAGTATTACACCCTTCTGAACCAGGCTCCTGACTACCTGCACAG gTTCTATGGCAAGAATTCTTCCTATGTGCATGGTGGTTTGGACAATGGCAAACCTGCAGAGGCAGTCTATGGCCAATCG GAAATTCATAAAAAGGTGATGGCTCTGAGCTTCCGTGACTGCCACACTAAAATCAGGCATGTGGATGCTCATGCCACTCTGAATGAGGGGGTTGTGGTGCAGGTGATGGGAGAGCTGTCCAACAACATGCAGCCCATGAGGAAGTTCATGCAGACCTTTGTGTTGGCACCAGAG GGCACTGTTGCAAACAAGTTCTACGTACACAATGACATCTTCCGCTATCAGGATGAGGTCTTTGGGGACTCAGACTCTGAACCTCCTGAGG AGTCCGAGGAGGAAGTTGAGGAGCTGGAGGAGAGGGTGAACTCGCCTGAGGTGCAGCAGGAAGAGGCGGCTGCGTTCTATGAACAGAGTCCTTG TGTGGAGCCAGAGGTTCCTCAGGAGGAGCTGTCTGTAACCCCTGAGCCCCAGCCTGAACCCGAGCCAGAGATGGAGCCTGAGGCAGCTGCTGTGGAGCTGAAAGAGGATTCACCAAGCCAGGCTGAGCCCCTTAGTGTGGAGAAAAGCCTAAGAACTCCTCCTTCACCTACTCCCGCTGAGTCTGCAGCCACCATACCAGATGAAAACCGG ccTTTTTCATGGGCTTTAGTCACCAGTAAGAATCTCCCCCAGGGAGGAGTGGTGCCAGCTTCAGGAATCCCCCCTCATGTAGTCAAAGCTCCAGCAAATCAG CCCAGAGTCGAAGTTAAACCGGAACCCCAGACCACAGTACAGAGACCTCAGAGAGACCAGAGACCACGTGAACAAAGACCAGGGCCCCTTCCAGCACAGAGAGCTCCAAGACCAGGAG TACGGGAAGGAGAGAGTGGAGAGCCTGAGGTAAGGCGGGTCGTTCGGTATCCTGACAGCCAGCAGCTCTTCGTAGGAAACGTGCCACATGATGTTGACAGGGCTGAGCTGAAAGAATTCTTTGAAC AGTATGGAACAGTACTGGAGTTGAGGATCAACAGTGGTGGTAAGCTGCCCAACTTTGGATTTGTGGTTTTTGATGATTCTGAGCCCGTACAGAAGATCCTGAGCAATCGG CCCATTAAGCTGCGGGGAGATGTTCGTCTGaatgtggaggaaaagaaaactCGTTCAGCGCGTGAAGGAGAAAGGCACATCCGTCCCAGGGGCCCTGGAGGACCACGGGACAGG